A single Phoenix dactylifera cultivar Barhee BC4 chromosome 1, palm_55x_up_171113_PBpolish2nd_filt_p, whole genome shotgun sequence DNA region contains:
- the LOC103718420 gene encoding CMP-sialic acid transporter 2 isoform X2 — translation MEYRKIKDQENYEDTSQNDIESLHRKPLSGVVINSAPSSLGGSTKSSWKLKSIVTLALTLLTSSQAILIVWSKRAGKYEYSVTTANFSVEALKCAMSLVALAKIWRSQGVTEDNKLNTSFDEVSVYPIPAILYLIKNLLQYYIFAYVDAPAYQILKNLNIISTGVLYRIILKKRLSEIQWAAFILLCAGCTTAQLNPSSDHVLQTPFQGWVMAIVMALLSGFAGVYTEAIIKKRPSRNINVQNFWLYIFGMIFNLIAIIVQDYDEVMNKGFFHGYSFITVCMIVNHALSGIAVSMVMKYADNIVKVYSTSVAMLLTAVVSVFLFGFHLSLAFFLGSTVVSVSVYLHSIGKPQPQK, via the exons ATGGAGTACCGCAAAATCAAAGATCAG GAAAACTATGAGGATACATCTCAAAATGATATAGAGAGTCTACATAGGAAGCCTCTCTCTGGTG TTGTTATTAATAGCGCGCCTAGCTCTTTAGGTGGCTCAACCAAGTCTAGTTGGAAGCTAAA ATCAATTGTTACACTTGCATTAACATTGCTGACAAGTTCACAGGCAATACTGATTGTTTGGTCCAAAAGAGCTGGAAAGTATGAATACAGTGTGACAACAGCAAACTTTTCG GTGGAGGCTTTAAAATGTGCAATGTCACTTGTAGCCCTTGCTAAAATCTGGAGGAGTCAAGGTGTCACTGAAGACAATAA GTTAAATACATCTTTTGATGAAGTTAGTGTTTATCCTATTCCTGCAATACTTTACCTCATTAAAAACTTACTACAG TATTACATCTTTGCATATGTGGATGCCCCTGCTTACCAAATTTTGAAGAACCTAAACATTATCAGCACTGGTGTGTTATATCGTATCATTCTAAAAAAGAG GTTAAGTGAAATCCAGTGGGCAGCTTTTATTCTTTTGTGTGCAGGGTGCACTACAGCTCAACTTAACCCTTC TTCTGATCATGTTCTTCAGACTCCTTTTCAAGGTTGGGTGATGGCCATT GTCATGGCACTTCTAAGTGGCTTTGCTGGGGTATACACAGAG GCTATTATTAAAAAACGCCCTTCAAGAAATATTAATGTGCAGAACTTCTGGTTGTACATATTTGGAATGATTTTTAATCTAATCGCAATTATTGTTCAGGATTATGATGAAGTCATGAACAA AGGATTCTTTCATGGCTATTCATTTATTACAGTTTGCATGATTGTCAATCATGCACTCAG TGGCATTGCTGTAtcaatggttatgaaatatgcCGATAACATTGTGAAG GTCTATTCAACTTCAGTTGCCATGCTTCTGACAGCTGTTGTATCAGTGTTTCTTTTTGGCTTCCATCTTTCCCTTGCATTCTTCCTTGGATCTAC GGTTGTTTCGGTCTCCGTATATCTACACTCTATTGGAAAGCCACAACCGCAAAAATGA
- the LOC103718420 gene encoding CMP-sialic acid transporter 2 isoform X1: MWLPFESYNDFDRHRGFVGEGDWWEAQRAVKKEKGERSDHFTLSPRSTRDGVPQNQRSVVINSAPSSLGGSTKSSWKLKSIVTLALTLLTSSQAILIVWSKRAGKYEYSVTTANFSVEALKCAMSLVALAKIWRSQGVTEDNKLNTSFDEVSVYPIPAILYLIKNLLQYYIFAYVDAPAYQILKNLNIISTGVLYRIILKKRLSEIQWAAFILLCAGCTTAQLNPSSDHVLQTPFQGWVMAIVMALLSGFAGVYTEAIIKKRPSRNINVQNFWLYIFGMIFNLIAIIVQDYDEVMNKGFFHGYSFITVCMIVNHALSGIAVSMVMKYADNIVKVYSTSVAMLLTAVVSVFLFGFHLSLAFFLGSTVVSVSVYLHSIGKPQPQK; the protein is encoded by the exons ATGTGGCTCCCATTCGAGAGCTATAACGATTTCGATCGCCATCGAGGTTTCGTCGGTGAGGGGGACTGGTGGGAAGCCCAACGAGCAGTGAAGAAAGAGAAGGGAGAGCGATCAGATCACTTCACTCTCTCTCCGCGCTCGACGAGAGATGGAGTACCGCAAAATCAAAGATCAG TTGTTATTAATAGCGCGCCTAGCTCTTTAGGTGGCTCAACCAAGTCTAGTTGGAAGCTAAA ATCAATTGTTACACTTGCATTAACATTGCTGACAAGTTCACAGGCAATACTGATTGTTTGGTCCAAAAGAGCTGGAAAGTATGAATACAGTGTGACAACAGCAAACTTTTCG GTGGAGGCTTTAAAATGTGCAATGTCACTTGTAGCCCTTGCTAAAATCTGGAGGAGTCAAGGTGTCACTGAAGACAATAA GTTAAATACATCTTTTGATGAAGTTAGTGTTTATCCTATTCCTGCAATACTTTACCTCATTAAAAACTTACTACAG TATTACATCTTTGCATATGTGGATGCCCCTGCTTACCAAATTTTGAAGAACCTAAACATTATCAGCACTGGTGTGTTATATCGTATCATTCTAAAAAAGAG GTTAAGTGAAATCCAGTGGGCAGCTTTTATTCTTTTGTGTGCAGGGTGCACTACAGCTCAACTTAACCCTTC TTCTGATCATGTTCTTCAGACTCCTTTTCAAGGTTGGGTGATGGCCATT GTCATGGCACTTCTAAGTGGCTTTGCTGGGGTATACACAGAG GCTATTATTAAAAAACGCCCTTCAAGAAATATTAATGTGCAGAACTTCTGGTTGTACATATTTGGAATGATTTTTAATCTAATCGCAATTATTGTTCAGGATTATGATGAAGTCATGAACAA AGGATTCTTTCATGGCTATTCATTTATTACAGTTTGCATGATTGTCAATCATGCACTCAG TGGCATTGCTGTAtcaatggttatgaaatatgcCGATAACATTGTGAAG GTCTATTCAACTTCAGTTGCCATGCTTCTGACAGCTGTTGTATCAGTGTTTCTTTTTGGCTTCCATCTTTCCCTTGCATTCTTCCTTGGATCTAC GGTTGTTTCGGTCTCCGTATATCTACACTCTATTGGAAAGCCACAACCGCAAAAATGA
- the LOC103718419 gene encoding exopolygalacturonase-like has product MEMEKKMKLLFLLALLCHGFSITDGGRVVGLGTFNVMNFGARGNGVTDDSQAFLAAWKAACASTGAVNLVIPSGTYFLNPIKFRGPCKNVQSLTVQMKGTLKASTDLKQYKTSGVWVEFGWVDGLTLTGGGTFNGQGEVTWPLNTCPKQKNCKIPPTSLMFVNTNNTIVNGIKSVNSKFFHIGVLGCQNFQGSGIKITAPAESPNTDGIHLERNSGVNISNSEIATGDDCVSVGQGNSYITLNGIKCGPGHGISVGSLGKYKDEKDVQGLIVQDCTLTETDNGIRIKTWANSPTNSICANMTFENIVMNNVANPIIIDQSYCPYASCQSSASSKVKISDIHFKNITGTSKTPVAVTLRCSKGIPCERVSLDDVDLNFTGENSTFATCLNVKAEYTGTQNPPPCQ; this is encoded by the exons atggAGATGGAAAAGAAGATGAAGCTCTTGTTCTTGCTTGCATTGTTATGCCATGGCTTTAGCATTACCGATGGTGGGAGGGTCGTAGGCCTAGGAACGTTTAATGTGATGAATTTTGGAGCCCGGGGTAATGGCGTGACCGATGACAGCCAG GCATTCCTTGCAGCATGGAAGGCTGCATGCGCTTCCACGGGTGCAGTTAATCTTGTGATTCCAAGCGGTACATACTTCCTCAACCCCATTAAATTCCGAGGACCTTGCAAAAATGTTCAGTCCTTGACGGTCCAAATGAAG GGGACTTTGAAAGCCTCGACTGACTTGAAACAATATAAAACAAGTGGTGTGTGGGTGGAATTCGGATGGGTAGATGGCTTAACTCTGACTGGAGGAGGGACCTTCAATGGTCAAGGGGAAGTCACTTGGCCACTCAACACATGCCCCAAgcaaaaaaattgcaaaatcCCACCAACC TCGCTGATGTTTGTAAACACGAACAACACCATTGTGAATGGCATAAAATCCGTGAATAGCAAGTTCTTCCACATTGGCGTTTTGGGCTGCCAGAACTTCCAAGGAAGCGGTATCAAGATCACTGCGCCGGCGGAAAGTCCCAACACCGACGGCATTCACCTCGAGCGAAACTCCGGGGTGAACATTTCCAACTCGGAGATAGCCACCGGCGATGACTGCGTctcggtcggacaaggcaactcTTATATCACGCTTAATGGCATCAAATGTGGACCGGGTCACGGCATCAG TGTTGGAAGCCTAGGGAAATATAAGGACGAAAAAGACGTTCAGGGGCTAATCGTTCAGGATTGCACACTTACTGAGACGGATAATGGCATACGGATCAAGACATGGGCCAACTCTCCCACGAACAGCATCTGCGCCAACATGACATTCGAGAATATCGTCATGAACAATGTAGCCAACCCCATCATCATCGACCAGTCATACTGCCCCTACGCCAGTTGCCAGTCCTCG GCATCATCGAAGGTGAAAATAAGTGACATCCACTTCAAGAACATTACAGGGACATCGAAGACCCCGGTTGCAGTGACCCTGAGGTGCAGCAAAGGGATACCTTGCGAGAGGGTGAGCCTCGACGATGTCGACCTCAACTTCACCGGCGAGAACAGCACGTTCGCCACGTGTCTCAACGTCAAGGCCGAGTATACCGGGACCCAGAACCCCCCTCCATGCCAGTGA